From Candidatus Hadarchaeales archaeon, one genomic window encodes:
- the aroD gene encoding type I 3-dehydroquinate dehydratase has protein sequence MRDLTGVLRLGGKELKTPAVCGSVMGSTVEEMVRGRRRAERMGADLVELRLDGLKEEPDWERLLGGGLPIILTCRSRREGGLFRGREEERVERLLEGMERDVPCLDLEFSTPSPLLGEVVSQAKKKGTSILLSHHELSGTPPLPSLLRMARRMEKVGDLVKVVTFARETEEVIRVLEFLHRARLSVPLISFAMGEVGTLSRILSALLGSPLVYASVGRPTAPGQLDVKTTKRLLEMMV, from the coding sequence GTGAGGGACCTGACCGGAGTCCTGCGGCTGGGTGGAAAGGAACTGAAAACACCCGCCGTTTGTGGCTCCGTGATGGGATCCACGGTAGAAGAAATGGTGAGGGGAAGGAGGAGGGCTGAGAGGATGGGGGCGGATTTGGTGGAGCTCAGGTTGGATGGACTGAAGGAGGAGCCGGACTGGGAGAGGTTGCTGGGGGGAGGTCTTCCCATCATCCTCACCTGCCGTTCTAGGAGGGAAGGGGGTCTCTTCCGTGGGAGGGAAGAGGAGAGGGTGGAAAGGCTGCTGGAGGGGATGGAACGGGACGTCCCCTGCCTCGACTTGGAATTCTCCACCCCCTCCCCGCTGCTCGGTGAGGTCGTCTCCCAAGCCAAGAAGAAGGGAACCTCTATCCTCCTCTCCCATCACGAACTCTCCGGTACCCCTCCCCTCCCATCTCTCTTGAGGATGGCCAGGAGGATGGAAAAGGTGGGGGATCTGGTGAAGGTAGTTACCTTCGCCAGGGAAACGGAGGAGGTCATTAGAGTGCTGGAGTTCCTCCACAGGGCAAGGCTCTCCGTTCCCCTCATCTCCTTCGCCATGGGGGAAGTGGGCACCTTGAGCAGGATTCTCTCCGCCCTCCTCGGCTCACCTCTGGTCTATGCTTCGGTGGGGAGACCCACCGCCCCGGGACAGCTGGATGTGAAGACCACCAAGCGCCTTCTGGAGATGATGGTATGA
- a CDS encoding shikimate dehydrogenase has protein sequence MISSKTKVFALIGDPVEGSLSPPMHNAAFRHLGLDCVYVALRVPSSMLKEALLGVRAMGIGGLNVTFPHKTAILPLLDELDPSAEEVGAVNTVKNEGGKLKGFNTDGEGAVRFLRERLGSLKGRRVVLLGAGGAARALAFSLLKEGVELTLLNRTVSKAEGLASELRKKGGEVKWGGLERAELREALRSADVLINATPVGMDQRGGTLVTHELMHPELFVMDLVYHPPETELMKEAKRAGAKAENGLGMLLYQAALSFRIFTGKRAPLEVMRRALRRGMGS, from the coding sequence ATGATTTCCTCCAAAACGAAGGTCTTCGCCCTCATAGGAGATCCCGTCGAAGGGAGCCTCTCCCCACCCATGCACAACGCCGCCTTTCGCCATCTCGGGCTCGACTGCGTCTACGTGGCCCTCAGGGTTCCCTCCTCCATGCTGAAGGAGGCCCTTCTGGGGGTGAGGGCGATGGGCATAGGTGGCCTGAACGTGACCTTCCCTCACAAGACCGCCATCCTTCCCCTCCTGGACGAACTGGATCCTTCCGCGGAAGAGGTGGGGGCGGTCAACACCGTGAAGAACGAGGGAGGAAAGCTGAAGGGCTTCAACACGGATGGGGAGGGGGCGGTGAGGTTCCTCAGGGAAAGGCTCGGATCCCTGAAGGGAAGGAGGGTGGTCCTGCTGGGGGCGGGGGGAGCGGCCAGGGCCCTCGCCTTTTCCCTCTTGAAGGAGGGAGTGGAGCTCACCCTCCTCAACAGGACCGTCTCCAAGGCCGAGGGACTAGCCTCCGAACTCCGAAAGAAGGGTGGTGAGGTAAAATGGGGGGGATTGGAGAGGGCCGAGTTGCGTGAAGCCCTCCGCTCGGCGGATGTGCTGATCAACGCCACGCCCGTCGGGATGGACCAAAGGGGCGGAACGCTGGTGACCCATGAGCTGATGCATCCCGAGCTCTTCGTGATGGACCTGGTGTACCATCCGCCCGAGACCGAGCTCATGAAGGAAGCCAAGAGGGCTGGGGCCAAAGCCGAGAACGGTTTGGGAATGCTGCTTTACCAAGCTGCCCTCTCCTTCAGGATCTTCACGGGGAAAAGGGCACCCCTAGAGGTCATGAGGAGGGCCCTGCGGAGGGGGATGGGATCCTGA
- a CDS encoding prephenate dehydrogenase/arogenate dehydrogenase family protein — MAGAGAMGGWFASLAGREGWEVYLFDLLPKRAEELARKIGGCRVATLKELGEKAEILLVAVPISKTPQVVEELAGMVGEEKLLMDIASVKGEVVRTMKGVKGRMELASLHPLFGPGAKDLKNKTVISVPVKVGRRYEEFTRFLSSKGARVVEMGAEEHDRFMAVTQALTHFLLLSCAEALGELGFEEKLSTPLFSSLLQLVRASLASDPLLCGEIQLLNPHSKEARRKLVGIMEELDRELSSGRMEKLRRILEHWGRKWRREVERAYEELYEEWEGRTPSGSNP; from the coding sequence ATAGCTGGAGCCGGGGCGATGGGGGGTTGGTTCGCCTCGCTCGCGGGGAGGGAAGGATGGGAGGTATACCTCTTCGACCTCCTCCCCAAGAGGGCGGAGGAACTCGCCAGAAAAATTGGTGGATGCAGGGTGGCCACCCTCAAAGAGCTTGGGGAAAAGGCGGAAATCCTGCTGGTGGCAGTCCCCATCTCCAAGACTCCTCAGGTGGTGGAGGAGCTGGCGGGAATGGTGGGGGAGGAGAAGCTTCTGATGGACATAGCTTCGGTGAAGGGAGAGGTGGTACGCACCATGAAAGGGGTGAAGGGGAGAATGGAACTGGCCTCCCTCCATCCCCTCTTCGGGCCAGGTGCGAAGGATTTGAAAAACAAAACGGTGATTTCCGTTCCCGTAAAGGTTGGGAGGAGATATGAGGAGTTCACCCGTTTCCTTTCCTCGAAGGGTGCCAGGGTGGTGGAGATGGGGGCGGAGGAACACGACAGGTTCATGGCCGTCACCCAGGCCCTCACCCACTTCCTCCTCCTCTCCTGCGCCGAGGCCCTAGGGGAGCTCGGGTTCGAGGAGAAACTATCCACCCCCCTCTTTTCCTCCCTCCTCCAGCTGGTTAGGGCCTCCCTAGCCTCCGATCCCCTCCTCTGCGGGGAAATCCAGCTCCTCAATCCCCATTCGAAGGAGGCAAGGAGGAAGCTCGTCGGGATAATGGAGGAGCTGGACAGGGAACTTTCCTCCGGAAGGATGGAGAAACTCCGCAGGATCCTCGAGCACTGGGGGAGGAAGTGGAGGAGGGAAGTGGAAAGGGCGTACGAGGAACTCTACGAGGAGTGGGAAGGGCGAACACCCTCTGGCTCCAACCCGTAA
- a CDS encoding PAC2 family protein produces MLLVKRIDRRNFRAPLLIAGFPGIANVGRVSAEFLIQELKAKPFMEIYSSYLPEWVLREGSGISAFKIRLYRTKAKGKNLILATSDAQAISPFGQYKLSDQLLDAVKDYGVNTVITMAAYVLPPHERKKGVFAAATNPAAFKKFWEKGAVALDGGMIVGMNGLLIGLAGLRGWEGICLMGATHGGLLDLEASSHILRLLSEVYELNLKVENLEKYVTGLPDLRAPSGLEPTSEESPYI; encoded by the coding sequence ATGCTCTTAGTGAAAAGGATAGATCGCCGGAACTTTCGGGCCCCTCTCCTCATAGCGGGCTTCCCCGGCATAGCCAACGTGGGCAGGGTGTCGGCGGAGTTCTTGATCCAGGAGCTGAAGGCCAAACCCTTCATGGAAATCTACTCCTCCTACCTTCCCGAGTGGGTGCTCAGGGAAGGAAGCGGCATAAGTGCCTTCAAGATAAGGCTCTATCGAACGAAGGCCAAGGGAAAAAACTTGATCCTGGCCACTTCGGATGCCCAGGCCATCTCCCCCTTCGGACAGTACAAGCTCTCGGACCAGCTCCTGGATGCGGTAAAGGACTACGGTGTGAACACGGTAATAACCATGGCGGCCTACGTCCTTCCCCCCCACGAGAGGAAGAAGGGTGTCTTCGCCGCCGCCACGAACCCGGCTGCCTTCAAGAAGTTCTGGGAAAAGGGGGCCGTGGCCTTGGATGGGGGAATGATCGTGGGGATGAACGGACTGCTGATAGGCCTGGCAGGACTGAGGGGCTGGGAGGGGATCTGCCTGATGGGGGCCACCCATGGGGGGCTGCTGGATTTGGAAGCTTCCTCCCACATCCTAAGGCTTCTCTCCGAGGTCTATGAACTGAACCTGAAAGTGGAGAACTTGGAAAAGTACGTCACGGGTCTTCCCGATCTCAGGGCGCCCTCGGGCCTAGAACCCACCTCCGAGGAAAGTCCCTACATCTGA
- a CDS encoding PUA domain-containing protein produces the protein MIREPTPRELLKLKAVANYQFGKGVGDHLFPPGLKVVVSKGRIRQVWRGEKPICAVRATDGFILPHREGARILHGILPPGRLRVTVVEEAVPAVEKGRTVFAKHVKDADPLIRPKQEVLVVSPSNKLLATGTALLSGEEMKVFKQGKAVKVRWGMGVP, from the coding sequence ATGATAAGGGAGCCCACCCCTAGGGAGCTGTTGAAGCTCAAAGCCGTGGCGAACTATCAGTTCGGAAAAGGGGTGGGGGATCACCTCTTTCCCCCGGGCCTGAAGGTGGTGGTGAGCAAGGGGAGGATCAGGCAGGTCTGGAGGGGGGAGAAACCCATCTGTGCGGTAAGGGCCACGGATGGTTTCATCCTACCCCACAGGGAAGGTGCCAGGATCCTCCACGGGATTCTGCCCCCCGGAAGGTTGAGGGTGACGGTGGTGGAAGAGGCCGTACCGGCGGTGGAGAAAGGGAGAACGGTTTTCGCCAAGCATGTAAAGGATGCCGACCCCCTGATAAGACCCAAACAAGAAGTCCTGGTGGTGAGTCCCTCCAACAAACTGCTCGCGACGGGCACCGCCCTCCTGAGCGGGGAGGAAATGAAAGTGTTTAAGCAGGGAAAGGCGGTGAAGGTGAGGTGGGGGATGGGTGTTCCCTAG
- a CDS encoding nascent polypeptide-associated complex protein: MFPRKLDRRQLDKLMRQMGMKTTELEEVEEVRIRTKKEEIVLTHPTVLLTEIGGMRTYQVSGEERREMVFPEEDVRLVIEQTGASEQEVREELKRTGGNLAEAILRLKK; this comes from the coding sequence GTGTTCCCTAGAAAGCTGGATCGAAGACAACTGGACAAACTCATGCGACAGATGGGAATGAAGACCACCGAACTGGAGGAGGTGGAGGAGGTCAGGATAAGGACCAAGAAGGAGGAAATCGTCCTCACCCATCCCACCGTCCTCCTCACCGAGATAGGGGGGATGCGCACCTATCAAGTCTCGGGAGAGGAAAGGAGGGAAATGGTCTTTCCGGAGGAGGATGTGAGGCTGGTCATAGAACAGACCGGAGCAAGCGAGCAGGAGGTCAGGGAGGAACTGAAGAGGACGGGGGGAAACTTGGCGGAAGCCATCCTCAGGCTGAAGAAATAA
- the sfsA gene encoding DNA/RNA nuclease SfsA — MELLRLGGVLECQVWRRVNRFTVEVFVGRRKSRAYLNNTGRLEEFLIRGRKGYCLPGSGRLPYRLFAMEEGTHGSVVDTALQARAFEEALKRDSLPSLKGYRVRRRNLRTDGALLDYELVRNGKELVVELKSAVLRLGEFASYPDCPTQRGRKHLKELIRLSGEGRKVALFFMTSLEGIRGILPNGRADPALYHLMVKARKAGVLMLGANILFQPESSSVILLQPDLPVFLYPRTSVFSTWPPQYLRA; from the coding sequence ATGGAACTCCTGAGACTGGGAGGGGTTCTGGAGTGCCAAGTGTGGAGGAGGGTCAACCGCTTCACGGTAGAAGTCTTTGTGGGGAGGAGGAAGAGCAGGGCCTACCTCAACAACACGGGAAGGTTGGAGGAGTTTTTAATCCGAGGGAGGAAGGGATACTGCCTGCCGGGCTCGGGCAGGCTTCCCTACAGGCTCTTCGCGATGGAGGAGGGAACCCACGGGAGTGTGGTGGACACGGCCCTCCAGGCTAGGGCCTTCGAGGAGGCCCTGAAGCGGGACTCGCTCCCCTCCCTCAAGGGATATCGGGTGAGGAGGAGGAATCTCAGGACGGACGGAGCCCTGTTGGACTACGAGCTGGTCAGGAACGGGAAAGAGTTGGTGGTGGAGCTCAAGAGCGCCGTCCTGCGCTTGGGAGAGTTCGCTTCCTATCCGGACTGTCCCACCCAAAGGGGAAGGAAACACCTTAAGGAACTGATCAGGCTTTCCGGGGAGGGAAGAAAGGTTGCCCTCTTCTTCATGACGAGCCTGGAGGGGATTAGGGGAATCCTTCCCAACGGGAGGGCGGATCCCGCCCTCTATCACCTGATGGTGAAGGCCAGAAAAGCGGGAGTCCTCATGCTTGGGGCGAACATCCTCTTCCAACCTGAAAGCTCCAGCGTGATCCTCCTCCAGCCGGATTTACCCGTTTTCCTCTATCCCAGAACTTCCGTTTTTTCCACGTGGCCCCCACAGTACCTGCGGGCGTAG
- a CDS encoding phenylalanine--tRNA ligase beta subunit-related protein: MTSLYPGFFCGYALVTGLTVETSVEALEGKVRELVENYRGREGALEGLLPYMEFLKRMGVEETSFPLRLWMERILKGEFPGRNNNVLDSCVLASLEHLVPLSPFDLLKLKGEVEVTLSAGDRPLILQDGSKVVPPAGEVILRDQERILSSYSRGEGTVARVGFETSGVIFVAWNAPGIPRQKVEEVLKAVATYARRYCGGHVEKTEVLG; encoded by the coding sequence GTGACCTCTCTTTATCCCGGCTTCTTCTGCGGTTACGCCCTCGTAACGGGTTTGACCGTAGAGACCTCCGTGGAGGCCCTCGAGGGAAAGGTCAGGGAGTTGGTGGAGAACTACAGGGGAAGGGAGGGGGCGCTGGAGGGTCTTCTACCTTACATGGAATTCCTCAAACGTATGGGGGTGGAGGAGACCTCCTTTCCCCTCAGGCTCTGGATGGAGAGGATACTGAAGGGAGAGTTTCCGGGAAGGAACAACAACGTGCTCGATTCCTGCGTCCTGGCTTCCCTAGAACACCTAGTCCCCCTCAGCCCGTTTGATCTCCTGAAGTTGAAGGGGGAGGTGGAGGTGACCCTTTCGGCCGGGGATAGGCCCCTCATCCTTCAGGACGGTTCGAAGGTGGTTCCCCCCGCGGGAGAGGTGATCCTCAGGGATCAGGAGAGGATCCTCTCCTCCTACAGCAGGGGAGAAGGAACGGTGGCCAGGGTGGGTTTCGAGACCTCGGGCGTGATCTTTGTAGCCTGGAATGCCCCCGGGATCCCACGCCAGAAGGTGGAGGAGGTCCTGAAAGCTGTCGCCACCTACGCCCGCAGGTACTGTGGGGGCCACGTGGAAAAAACGGAAGTTCTGGGATAG
- a CDS encoding elongation factor 1-beta, producing MGKVAVTVRVMPEGTEVNLEELERKIRELAEVVSLSREPIAFGLEALLLVAVVPDAAGGTEPLERALQSLPGVGSVQVVGITLV from the coding sequence ATGGGGAAAGTGGCCGTGACCGTGAGGGTAATGCCTGAGGGAACGGAAGTGAACCTGGAAGAGTTGGAGAGGAAGATAAGGGAGCTGGCGGAAGTAGTCTCCCTCTCTAGGGAACCCATAGCCTTCGGGTTGGAGGCCCTCCTCCTCGTGGCCGTCGTTCCCGATGCGGCCGGAGGCACCGAGCCCTTGGAGAGGGCCCTCCAGTCCCTTCCCGGCGTGGGGAGCGTGCAGGTGGTAGGAATAACCTTGGTCTGA
- a CDS encoding zinc finger domain-containing protein: MLKVCSSCLRPIVAEVAVHFLCPQCGEEEIWRCRKCRKLSNPYRCSKCGFVGP, encoded by the coding sequence ATGCTGAAGGTGTGCAGTTCCTGCCTTCGGCCCATCGTGGCTGAAGTGGCGGTGCACTTCCTCTGTCCCCAGTGTGGGGAGGAGGAGATTTGGAGGTGCAGGAAGTGCAGGAAGCTGAGCAACCCCTACAGATGTTCGAAATGCGGTTTCGTCGGTCCTTGA
- a CDS encoding class I SAM-dependent methyltransferase family protein, with translation MSGGYLRKILEGKLDGEELERLPRGFQRIGHVAILSLPPELWERRREIGEAPLGKNGIRTVAVKVGGMEGRERRPRLEVVAGDRETVTLHREHGCFFKLDPLKVMFSPGNLYERGRIPRLVQPGEVVVDLFAGVGQFSLPIAKLARPSRVYAVELNPVAYGYLCENIRLNGLGGVVVPILGDCEQVAPRGVADRVILGILHVTHRYLPLAGQVLKPSGGTIHYHESVPVSLHRVRPVRRVREAFPDREVEILGVRKVKGYAPGVVHVVVDARIGPRSNF, from the coding sequence GTGAGTGGGGGATATCTCCGGAAAATCCTGGAAGGGAAACTGGATGGGGAGGAACTCGAGAGGCTCCCCAGGGGTTTCCAGAGGATAGGGCATGTGGCCATTCTCTCCCTTCCCCCCGAGCTCTGGGAGAGGAGGAGGGAGATAGGAGAGGCCCCGCTGGGAAAGAACGGGATAAGGACGGTCGCCGTCAAGGTCGGTGGAATGGAGGGAAGGGAGAGGAGACCGAGGCTGGAGGTAGTCGCTGGGGATCGGGAAACGGTCACCCTTCACAGGGAGCATGGCTGTTTCTTCAAACTGGATCCCCTGAAGGTGATGTTCTCCCCCGGAAACCTGTACGAGAGGGGAAGGATTCCGAGACTGGTACAACCTGGGGAGGTAGTCGTGGACCTTTTCGCCGGGGTGGGACAGTTCTCCTTACCCATCGCCAAGCTGGCCAGACCCTCTAGGGTTTATGCGGTGGAGCTCAATCCCGTGGCCTATGGCTACCTCTGTGAGAACATCAGGTTGAACGGATTGGGGGGAGTGGTGGTGCCCATCCTTGGAGACTGCGAACAGGTGGCTCCTAGGGGGGTGGCGGATAGGGTGATCCTGGGCATTCTCCACGTGACCCATCGGTATCTCCCCCTAGCGGGCCAGGTCCTGAAACCATCCGGAGGTACCATACACTACCACGAGAGCGTTCCCGTTTCCCTCCATCGGGTCCGTCCGGTGCGGAGGGTGAGGGAGGCCTTTCCGGACAGGGAGGTGGAGATCTTGGGGGTGAGGAAGGTCAAGGGGTACGCTCCCGGAGTGGTGCATGTGGTGGTGGATGCGAGGATAGGGCCCAGGAGCAACTTTTAA
- a CDS encoding DHHA1 domain-containing protein, producing the protein MYLILGVGDVGLEVAERLRRQGREVGFAVTDSRQASLLSGRAFKVERWDPAGELPQVFREAEALVVASQDLPSAEEMLKVIGERKKDLPPVLALVPDELFELDFKEKGADMVLPLSQLLADRLLGALEDLECMRKERELRRLLLSRKGRMLVVMQVNPDPDALASAAALKKYARAFGMEADLSCAGEVGGYYQNRVMRNLLELELLNLRAVDFEKYSIIALVDVSTHSGSALPKEIFPTVVIDHHSVPASEVQGKFKDIRITGATSTLLAKYLWCGGVEVDPTLAAALAMGIVTDTLYFTRGVTRLDLEVFQQLLEKADLDLLRSLHSPLLSKSAFDSLASALKRAKIVENCFLVNLGEIEDSEAVPQIADFLLQREGISHSLVYGLHEGMVRISARTRDKSVHLGQIFRELFPGFAGGHASMAAGSIPVGQLVKVSPHERTFRRQLDRAVAEPFLKRLGIGPRRRKGK; encoded by the coding sequence ATGTACTTGATTCTGGGAGTGGGCGATGTGGGGTTGGAGGTGGCGGAACGTCTGAGGAGGCAGGGGAGGGAAGTGGGTTTCGCAGTCACCGATTCCAGGCAGGCCAGCCTCCTTTCGGGTAGGGCTTTCAAGGTGGAGAGATGGGATCCGGCGGGTGAACTTCCACAGGTCTTCAGGGAAGCCGAGGCACTGGTGGTGGCCTCCCAGGATCTCCCCTCGGCGGAGGAGATGCTGAAGGTGATAGGAGAAAGGAAGAAGGATCTTCCTCCCGTGTTGGCGCTCGTCCCGGACGAACTCTTCGAGCTGGATTTCAAGGAGAAAGGGGCGGACATGGTCCTTCCCCTCTCCCAGCTCCTGGCGGATAGATTGCTCGGTGCCCTGGAGGACTTGGAGTGTATGAGGAAGGAAAGGGAACTCAGGAGGCTCCTCCTCTCCAGGAAGGGGAGGATGTTGGTGGTTATGCAGGTCAATCCCGATCCCGATGCCCTGGCCAGCGCGGCAGCCCTCAAGAAGTACGCTAGGGCCTTTGGGATGGAGGCTGACCTTTCCTGCGCTGGAGAGGTGGGCGGATACTACCAAAACAGGGTGATGAGGAATCTGCTGGAGCTGGAGCTCCTGAACCTCAGGGCAGTGGATTTCGAAAAATATTCCATCATAGCCTTGGTGGATGTTTCCACCCACTCCGGATCGGCCCTTCCCAAGGAGATCTTCCCCACCGTTGTGATAGACCACCATTCGGTCCCGGCCAGCGAGGTGCAGGGAAAGTTCAAGGACATAAGGATTACGGGGGCCACCTCCACCTTGCTTGCCAAGTACCTGTGGTGCGGAGGGGTGGAGGTGGACCCTACCTTGGCGGCGGCACTCGCGATGGGAATAGTCACGGATACCCTGTACTTCACGAGGGGGGTGACCCGCCTGGACCTTGAGGTCTTCCAGCAGCTCCTGGAGAAGGCGGACTTGGACCTTCTCAGGAGTCTCCATTCTCCCCTCCTTTCCAAGAGCGCCTTCGATTCCCTGGCCTCCGCCCTGAAGAGGGCCAAAATCGTGGAAAACTGCTTCCTCGTGAACCTGGGAGAGATAGAGGATTCGGAGGCAGTTCCGCAGATCGCGGATTTCCTGCTCCAGAGAGAGGGGATTTCCCACTCCCTAGTCTACGGCCTGCACGAGGGGATGGTGAGGATCTCCGCCAGGACCAGGGACAAGAGTGTTCATTTGGGGCAGATCTTCAGGGAACTCTTTCCCGGATTCGCGGGTGGGCATGCCAGCATGGCGGCGGGTTCCATCCCCGTGGGACAGCTCGTGAAGGTCAGCCCTCATGAAAGGACCTTCCGCAGACAGCTCGACAGGGCCGTGGCAGAACCCTTCCTCAAGCGCTTGGGCATAGGCCCCAGAAGGAGAAAGGGGAAGTGA
- a CDS encoding 2,3-bisphosphoglycerate-independent phosphoglycerate mutase has protein sequence MKALMIVCDGLADRPIKGWGLTPLEKARTPNMDELARKGICGMMDPIAPGITPGSDTAHLSLLGYDPFKTYLGRGPFEAAGAGISLKKGDVAFRVNFATVDKDLLLKDRRAGRLRDGGELEKLLREIKVDGVEIIFKSTSSHRAVLVLRGKGLSHEVSSNDPHLTGVKVKAIEPLNERAKKTARILNEFIKKAHELLKKAPLNLEREERGLPPANYLLIRGGGTFSALEPLEKKFSLKGGCVAAAALVRGVCRLLGMQTVEIPTSTTGIDTDLKAEEKKVEEMLEKNDFVLYSVKGFDEVSHDGQVEKKVEFTERFDEHLSRLKELADFLILTADHTTPVEVREHTADPVPLVIVGPGVRTDEVERFGERACARGGLGRIRGVELLPILVNLMGKSKKFGA, from the coding sequence TTGAAGGCTCTTATGATAGTCTGTGATGGGTTGGCGGACCGTCCCATCAAGGGATGGGGATTAACTCCTTTGGAGAAAGCCAGGACTCCAAACATGGATGAATTGGCGAGAAAGGGCATATGCGGTATGATGGACCCCATTGCACCAGGTATTACCCCCGGAAGCGACACGGCCCACCTCTCCCTCTTGGGCTATGATCCCTTCAAGACCTATTTGGGAAGGGGACCCTTCGAGGCCGCCGGTGCAGGAATTTCACTGAAGAAAGGAGATGTGGCCTTCAGGGTGAACTTCGCCACCGTGGACAAAGACCTTCTACTGAAGGACAGGAGGGCGGGTCGTCTTCGTGACGGTGGAGAGCTGGAGAAGTTGCTCAGGGAGATCAAGGTGGATGGGGTGGAGATCATCTTCAAGAGTACCTCCTCCCACAGGGCCGTTTTGGTCTTGAGGGGAAAGGGCCTTTCCCATGAGGTCTCCAGCAACGACCCCCATCTCACGGGGGTCAAGGTGAAGGCCATCGAGCCCCTGAATGAGAGGGCGAAGAAGACGGCGAGGATACTCAACGAGTTCATAAAGAAGGCCCACGAGCTCCTGAAGAAGGCTCCCCTGAACCTGGAGAGGGAGGAAAGGGGCCTTCCACCCGCCAACTATCTTCTCATAAGGGGAGGAGGAACTTTTTCCGCACTTGAACCCCTGGAAAAGAAATTCTCTTTGAAGGGAGGATGCGTGGCCGCCGCCGCCCTCGTGAGGGGGGTCTGCAGGCTGTTGGGTATGCAGACGGTAGAAATCCCCACCTCCACCACGGGAATCGATACCGACCTAAAGGCCGAAGAAAAGAAGGTGGAAGAAATGTTGGAAAAAAACGATTTCGTGCTCTACTCCGTAAAGGGATTCGACGAGGTAAGCCACGACGGTCAGGTGGAGAAGAAGGTGGAGTTCACGGAGCGCTTCGATGAGCACCTTTCCCGCTTGAAGGAACTGGCGGATTTCCTCATCCTCACGGCCGATCACACCACCCCCGTTGAAGTTAGGGAACACACGGCCGATCCCGTGCCCCTCGTGATAGTGGGTCCTGGAGTGCGGACGGATGAGGTGGAGAGGTTCGGGGAAAGGGCCTGTGCGAGGGGGGGACTGGGCAGGATAAGGGGAGTAGAGCTTTTGCCCATCCTAGTGAACCTAATGGGAAAATCGAAGAAGTTTGGGGCTTGA
- a CDS encoding S16 family serine protease, with the protein MKARKTSNQLKFAVAFLLGLVCGVLGYHLFQLPRSHGGEFQVDVGKWLENSGSTIPIVAVSSGENPVGVMCTLAVKIKAGEGYVYVSVDPTLVGFDFQDSERKAIKVAGTLAGYPLDEDGIGLKGYDIYFLVAGPGEEKEIRVEAIDGPSAGAAITVALLSVLENRRIREGYVITGTIEEDGKIGQVGGIFYKALAAAKKGATHFLVPKGQSKVTIYEQVTYEPLPGWRWITYRPKLVDLSSYLREKGWNLQVLEVSRIEEAVALMLE; encoded by the coding sequence ATGAAAGCCAGAAAAACCTCCAATCAGTTAAAGTTTGCCGTGGCTTTCCTCTTGGGGCTGGTATGCGGTGTCCTAGGCTACCACCTTTTCCAACTCCCCCGATCACATGGCGGAGAATTTCAAGTGGATGTGGGGAAGTGGCTGGAAAATTCCGGCTCAACCATTCCCATCGTGGCCGTGAGCTCGGGGGAGAATCCTGTGGGGGTGATGTGTACCCTAGCCGTCAAGATCAAAGCTGGGGAGGGCTACGTGTACGTGAGCGTGGACCCCACGTTGGTGGGTTTCGACTTCCAAGATTCCGAGAGGAAGGCCATAAAGGTGGCCGGAACCTTGGCAGGCTATCCGCTGGATGAAGATGGGATAGGACTGAAGGGATACGACATCTACTTCCTAGTGGCCGGACCAGGGGAGGAAAAGGAGATCAGGGTGGAAGCCATAGACGGGCCTAGTGCGGGGGCGGCTATCACCGTGGCCCTCCTCTCCGTGCTGGAGAATAGAAGGATAAGGGAAGGTTATGTGATCACGGGAACGATAGAGGAAGACGGGAAGATAGGTCAAGTGGGGGGAATCTTTTACAAAGCCCTGGCGGCGGCGAAAAAAGGCGCCACGCATTTCCTCGTACCCAAAGGTCAGAGCAAGGTCACCATCTACGAACAGGTGACCTATGAACCCCTTCCGGGATGGCGATGGATTACTTATCGTCCCAAACTCGTGGACTTGAGCTCCTATCTTCGTGAAAAGGGTTGGAATCTTCAAGTACTGGAGGTTTCCAGGATAGAGGAGGCGGTGGCCCTCATGCTGGAGTGA